In the Endozoicomonas sp. SCSIO W0465 genome, CAATGCCTTAAACAGCATGCTTATCCTACGGACATTGGAGACGACAGCAGTGATGACGATGACGATCTTTTAGAATCAAGTCAAATGAAAGCACTGGCTCTGTTCTTCTCTGCTCCCGCAAAATGGCACATGGAAATTACAGAATTTCAACAATATCTGGCTGCCCACAAAAGCCCCCAAAATGAAAGAGCGGCTGTTCTTGCTGCGTTGGAATCCTTGCTGCCGATACTGGCTATCCATGGAGGACCTGGCATCCGGTTCTGGATTGCAATGCATCGTGAAAATCCACGCTATAAAGAGGCGCTCACCAAGGCATTATCCATTCCTGCACCACTGGCTTTAACGAAACATGCACTAACGCAGTTCCCGGAACCTGAGAGGCTGGAATACCTTGAACTGTGCAGAAACCTGAAGCCTGCACCAACCCATGCGCAGTGGGATGCATTAAAACCACTCCGCCAACAGCTTGAGCAGCGACTTGAGTACACGCTGTCTAAACGCATGATGCTGGAGATTCTCTGGCCACAGTCCGTGGATAACCGCTCAAAATACGCTGACAAGATGGACGAGCTATTCAAGACCGTGCCCACCCTCTCACAATGGTACCGGTCACACCGGGTACTCGGGCCACAAAAAATGCAGCAATTCATGGATGCCTGTCTTGACTATCAGGCTACACCTGAAACCGCTCCTGAGGTAACGATTCAGCAACGGTTGCTGGAAGGAATGCTGCTGACAAATCACTATCTACCGGGACACGAGAAGATACCCGCTCTCTGTTTTTCAACCCGAGTGACCAGTGTTGATAAAAGAAGGGTGATTGTCGATGGTGATCACACCATAACGGGACAGGAACGCCTGTGGCACTTTATTACTGCCATGTTGTTTGAGCTGCAACAAACAGAGTATCAATTCAAGAAGCAAAGGCTCACTGTCATACCCCTCGATGGCGAAACGGTCGTACTCAAAAAACCAGAGTTTACCCTCACTGATACCGGTTTTGTCATAAAGAACTGGACATTGGAACAGTTGACCGCCTTTTTCAAGGCAACCGAATTCACAGAACAATGGTATGAAAAGCCTAAGGACAAGCGCGATCACTATGCGATCAGGCTTGAGGATAAATTAGCTCAAATGAAAGAAAGAGCCAAAGAGACCAGGAAAGCCGAGCATAAAAAAACAGCACCACTGCTGCCACTGTCTCTGATTATTACTATCATCAAATCCAACTTACCATTAAAGCCTGCGGTCTGGTCATCTCTGGCCCACTATGCCAGCAACGGCCAGCTAACCGCCGGTTTATGCACGGCACTCACCCCGGTGATCCGGGGTGATAAAGACGGCGTTGTTCCAGACCTCGTTAAAAATGCGGTGGCTGCAAAGTTGGAACAGATTGAGGCAACAAAAACACCAGTAGTAACAGCAATCCCTCAGCCACGACCCCGGGCAATCACGCCAACTCCAAACCAGATTTCCAACAGTAGCATCCAGGGGCCGCAGGCTACCTTTGAAACTGCGATGAAAGAGCTGAATTGTTTTCAGGTGTTGGGAAATGCAGAACTTGAAATACTGGAACCTTATCGGGAAAGAATGACGACTACGCAATTAACGAGTGTTCTCGAAAAAATCGACCATCATGATGTGAATGAACAGACACACAACGCTTGGCTTATAGCCTTTGAAAACCGAAAAAAAGATCCTCTTGGACTAAACGACATTGATTTTTGGAATCCGGATTTTGATTTCTTGTCCACAGAGTCAGAACTGGACGACAACAACCCTGACTGGCTTGAAGAGTTAGTGCAATAAATTGGTGCTAATAATTAGCAAACCCGCGCTGAATATCCGTCGACCAAAAATTGGCAGTTTAATTAATGGGTGTTTGAAATTGCTCAAACATTTGGTATACGCGCATCGATATATTCAGCTATCTTTAGTTCCCAACACATTCCAGCAACCAGGCCAGGGTGGTTCAGGTTCTTAATCTGGCATTGCATAGGCAGCATGATGGTATTACTGAGTATCTGTTGATCCTTGGACGACCGATTTCAGGAAAATATCAATAAGTTGGCAGAAGTTTGGTTTTAAATATTTTTTCCAGCAAATCATGAATGAAGATGTAGTCAGCCTAAAGCCCCGGAAACCAGGGTATGGAACTATTTACTGATTAGGTCAGAATATATGGAAGCAAACTAT is a window encoding:
- a CDS encoding DUF4277 domain-containing protein, translating into MLPMQCQIKNLNHPGLVAGMCWELKIAEYIDARIPNV